AGCCAAGGGAGGAGTTGTCATGGGTGTCAATCGCCGTGAATTTATCAAAACCAGTCTGGCTGCCGGGGCGCTGACGTCCCTGGACCTGAAACTGATGCGGTTTGCAGGGCCGGAAGCCGCATCTGCCGGCGCAAGCGGTGAAACAATAACCCGGACCACCTGCTCCCCCAACTGCACCGGGGCCTGCGGGTTCAACGTGCATGTGAAGGACGGCCGCATCACCACTTTGATCCAGGCGGCGGACTATCCGGAAGACAGTTACAATCCCAGGGGATGCCTGCGGGGACTGTCCATGATGAACCTGGTGTACGGCAAGGACCGGATCAAATATCCTTTGATCCGCACCGGTCCCCGGGGCAGCGGTGAGTTCCGGCGCGCCTCCTGGGATGAGGCCCTGGATTACACTGCGGATAAACTCAAGAAAATAACGAAAAAATACGGGCCTGAAGCCATCGCCACCACGATCCAGGTACCCGGCACAGGCTATGTGCACAAAGGCGCGTTTGTGCGCCTGGCCGGCCTGGCACAATGGACCATCCACCACGGGTATGACCAGAACGGAGACCTGCCCATGTTCTGGCCCATGACCTTCGGGGTCCAGACCGAAGAGCTGGAATCCCTGGAATGGCCCAATGCCGGGTATACCATTGTGCTGGGGTCCAACCTGGTGCAGACCCGGCTGCCGGATGTGCACCATCTCATCGAAGCCAAGAAGACCGGCAAGGTGGTGGTGGTGGACCCGGATTTCTGTTCCACCGCATCCAAGGCTGATGAATGGGTGTCCATCAAGCTGGACACGGACGCGGCCCTGGCCTTAGGGCTCGCCCGGGTGATCATTGACCGGGGGTTGTATGACAAGGCATTTCTCCAGGATTTTACGGATATGCCGGTGCTGGTACGCAAAGACACGGGCAAGCGGCTGCCGGCAGAACAGGTCAAGGCCTTGAAAGCACAGGCTGACCAGATGAAAATCCCCGAATACCGGGACCTGTTTGTGGTGTCCCGGGAAAACCGGCTCACCATTCTGGATCCCGAACACCTGGGATCCACCCATGCCGACCTCACCGGGTCCTACCGGATAGAACTCACCGACGGCACCACGGTGGAGGCGGTCACGGTATTTTCCCTTCTCCGGGAGATGCTGGCCGAATATTCTTTAGAAACCGTGGCACAGATCACCGGGGCCCCGGCCCAAACCATTGAACGCATCGCTGTGGAGGCAGCCACCCGCACCCCGCTGCACATTGTGTACGGGGCCTCCAACTACCAGTGGTATCACGGGGACCTCAAGGGCCGTGCCCTGTCTCTTTTGCCGGTGCTCACCGGCAGCATCGGTGTCAGCGGAGGGGGCATCTCCACCTATGCCGGCCAGTACCGGATCCGGTTTGACGTCAGTGAATGGTGGTTTCCCAAAGAGGGAAAGCTCAACTGGGTGCCCTATCTGCATTTTCTCAATGGCGGCGGCCCCCGGTATCCTGAAAAAGGCATCAAGGCCATGATCGGCGGATGGGGCAACCCCTTTGACCAGCACAACATGTCCAATGCCCTCAAAGACCGGTCCGCATCCGGGGACATCGAATTTGTGGCCACCTTTGACTTCAACATGACCACCACCTGCATGTGGTCGGATGTGGTGTTCCCTG
Above is a window of Desulfotignum balticum DSM 7044 DNA encoding:
- a CDS encoding molybdopterin-dependent oxidoreductase, which gives rise to MGVNRREFIKTSLAAGALTSLDLKLMRFAGPEAASAGASGETITRTTCSPNCTGACGFNVHVKDGRITTLIQAADYPEDSYNPRGCLRGLSMMNLVYGKDRIKYPLIRTGPRGSGEFRRASWDEALDYTADKLKKITKKYGPEAIATTIQVPGTGYVHKGAFVRLAGLAQWTIHHGYDQNGDLPMFWPMTFGVQTEELESLEWPNAGYTIVLGSNLVQTRLPDVHHLIEAKKTGKVVVVDPDFCSTASKADEWVSIKLDTDAALALGLARVIIDRGLYDKAFLQDFTDMPVLVRKDTGKRLPAEQVKALKAQADQMKIPEYRDLFVVSRENRLTILDPEHLGSTHADLTGSYRIELTDGTTVEAVTVFSLLREMLAEYSLETVAQITGAPAQTIERIAVEAATRTPLHIVYGASNYQWYHGDLKGRALSLLPVLTGSIGVSGGGISTYAGQYRIRFDVSEWWFPKEGKLNWVPYLHFLNGGGPRYPEKGIKAMIGGWGNPFDQHNMSNALKDRSASGDIEFVATFDFNMTTTCMWSDVVFPATTWYENYELTATILHPYLQLQEPAIAPLFEARTGLALMRGLAKRLNPDWETYFYPDLDDTKASLEIIDLLLKTGGMETRGITLDMVKKGPVRLHSTAPDDRQVPFYEQIHDRVPFPPPSYPAPLPATARFVKSGRIEFYKDEDLFLAEGEQLPVCKPTFEDTEYKEDPDALTKYRLRFVTKNSLYRVHSTHSNNVWLNELQGHKPKMFLNPADAAERNIAADDLVEVYNNRGKTRAWAVIDPGCRRGTLIFEQGWWAKYLQDQSYNSLTRAWIKPLHEIYFVPGIWSPTTVWNECLVDARRITT